CTATTTAGTGGCAAAGATCGACCTTTCCACTCAGCTAGGTGCAGAAGAGTTGGAGAAGAAGTATCGAACGCAAGGCAGTGGAGGAATTCCCTGGTTCGCTGTTCTCGATGCCAAGGCTCAGGCTATTATGACGGCGGATAGTCCGAGTATCGGCAATGTGGGCTGTCCAGCGAAACCGGAAGAGATTGCATGGTTCCAGGAAGTTGTTGCGAAGACCGCAACGCGTATTACGCCCGAGGAACGGGCAACACTGGGCCAAGC
This genomic window from Candidatus Hydrogenedentota bacterium contains:
- a CDS encoding thioredoxin family protein, whose translation is HATKSDKKVLLVFGAPSCGWCRKLEAILHNDTVSPVMFKDYLVAKIDLSTQLGAEELEKKYRTQGSGGIPWFAVLDAKAQAIMTADSPSIGNVGCPAKPEEIAWFQEVVAKTATRITPEERATLGQAFAEATKAKS